The segment ATATGGTAATGCCAAACTTGAGATAGAACCGAGCCAACGTCTTGTCGCTTCCCACCGGTAGGATCGGTAGCTCGACAAGCTTATGCGCCTTGGGGTCGATGCGTAGCGACGTTTGCACGGTAGCAGAGCGACGAGCGGAGGAGGCATCGTAAGAGCTGTTTTCGACAATACTATAGTATGTATCTACGAGGAGGTCGGGGTTTTTCTGATCGTAAGTTAGCCCCAGAGCTTGTAGCGCCTCAGTGATCTGCTGCTCAATAAGTGCATCCCGATTGGTGTGCTGCTTATTGGTGCGTACGAAGCCAAAGGTCTCATAGTTGATTAGGTCTGTCTTACCCTCCGTACCTGTGCTGATGGGGTAAGAGATCAATATATCGGACTCGTCCTCTAGACTGTACATGCCAAAGGCACGAGCTATGTCACGCTCCGTAAGTGCACCGGCTGGCTGAGCCATCGGCTTGAGATGACGCTCTACACGATGATAAGCAAAATTAGAGACCAGCAGGTCGACGGAGGCTCCTCCCTCGCTTTGCAGCAGGCGGATCATCTCCTCCTCGGGCATCGTATGGGTCTCCTGTCCATTGATAGCCTCAATGATATCACCGCTTCGTAGTCCAGTCTGCGCTGCAGGGCTATTGGGATAGACGGTTAGGATGACGGGGCGATTGGCTCCCCAGTTGTCGTTGTAGCTCAACTGGTACTCTAGACCGACGTACGCTTTCTGGGCTTGCATGGTCAGGGCAAAGGAGCAAAGTGCTAGGATAACTAGCAGGGTCGTGTGGTATAGTCGCTTCATTGTTGTCAATTCGTTGAGTGTGTTTATAATAAGGGTTACTGTAGCTCCAAGTGGTAGAGACGATCGATCACTTCGCCATAGGTCTGCTGTATGATCTCTTGTCGAGAGCCTGTGAGCTGTAAGCGTGCCGAGTAGATGCCCCGAGGTGTGTCTATAGCAACACAGACAGTCCCGACGGGTGTCTCAACCGTTCCCCCGGCAGGGCCTGCCACACCTGTGGTCGCTATGCTGATGGTGCTACGACAAGCCTGACGCACTCCGCTGGCCATCGCCTCAGCGACTTCTCGGCTCACGACGCCATACTGCTCGATAGTGGCGGCTGGCACGTGGACAAGTCGCTCTTTGAGTTCTATCTGATAGCTCACGATAGCTCCTTGAAACCAGTGCGAACTACCCGCATGTGACGTCAGCTGGCTCGCTATGTAGCCACCCGTACAGCTCTCGCAGGTCGAGACAGTCTCGCGCTGCTCTAACCAGTGCGCGATGAGATGCTTTAGCTGCTCTTCTGTCGTCTGAGGGGTGGGCATAAGACGTGGGTTTTAGATAGTCGTCTTGGCAAAGGGGACGGCATCTATCGATCCGTACGCTCCTCGCTCATAGGCAAAGCTGCCTGCCATGGCAACCATAGCGGCATTGTCTGTCGTAAAGGCAAAAGGTGGTATGTAGACCTGCCAACCGTAGCGATCGGCATAAGCATGGTAAGCATCACGCAGACCCGTATTGGCGGAGACACCACCAGCCACAGCTATGTGCTTGATGCCTGTCTCCTTACTGGCGCGTAGTAGCTTGCTCATGAGGATATCGATGACAGTCTTTTGGAGAGAGGCGCAGAGATCCGCTTTGTTTTTCGCAACAAAGTCCGGATCCTTGGCAAGCTCATCTCTTAGCGTATAGAGGAAAGAAGTCTTCAGCCCGCTAAAGCTGTAGTCTAGCCCCGGCACCTGTGGCTTGCTAAAGTGAAAGCGCTCAGCGTCGCCCTCATTGGCGAGCTTATTGACGATTGGCCCCCCTGGGTAGCCAAGTCCCATCACCTTGGCACACTTGTCAAAGGCTTCGCCGGCCGCATCATCGATCGTCTGACCCAGTATGCGCATATCATCAGGGGCATTGACCTGTACGATCTGAGAGTTACCGCCCGAGACGAGTAGGCAGAGGTAGGGAAATGGGGGTGGCGTGTGTGGCTCCTCAGGCTTAGCGATGAAGTGTGCGAGGACGTGTGCCTGCAGGTGATTGACCTCGACGAGTGGGATCTGGAGTGCTAAGCTCAGTCCCTTGGCAAAGTTGGTCCCGACGATAAGCGACCCGAGAAGCCCCGGACCACGTGTATAGGCGATCGCATCAAGGTCGGCCAGCGTGACACCAGCACGTGCTACCGCTTGCTGTACGACGGGGACGATGTTTTGTAGATGAGCTCGTGAAGCCAGCTCGGGCACTACGCCTCCATACTTGCTGTGTACCTCTTGGCTTGCGATCACATTGCTACAGAGTAGTCCACCCCGTAGCACAGCTGCCGAGGTATCGTCGCACGAGCTCTCGATACCTAAGATTAGAGAAGATGAAGATGTCATGATGCTGTGTCGTGAGATTAGTTGGCAGCCTGGTAGTCAGCGCATACCTTGTCGACATATTTGAAGAACTTCGCACCACCCTGCTCTAGGAAGTAGTTTCGTTCCTCCAGCATCTCGACCAGCTGCATGAGTGCTCTGTCTTCGGCCATATGCATCAGCTCCCGCTCGGAGTCAGTCTGATCATCTATGCCCAAGAGGTGCAAGATGCCATGTATCATCACTCGGTATAGCTCCTGCTGGAACGGTACACCCAGCTCCTGTGCATTGGTCGCAACGGTGTCGATGCTAATGAGTATGTCACCATAGATCACATCGTCGCCCTCCTGCTCACTCTCTCTAGGGAAGGTGATGACGTCCGTATAGTAATCATGCTGGAGAAATGCTCTATTTGCCCTCAGGATACCCTCATCGTCAGTGTACTGAAAGTTGATCTCCCCGACCGTACGATTCATCTCGCCGCATACACGACGCATCCAACGATTGGCGATTTGTCGCCTAATGGGTGGCATCAACAGATCGTTGTCCGAATAGTAGTTAAATTGCATATCTCGTCTCTTAAGTCTATCTGCATGCAGGCATTGCTTGCAATCTTGTGAGACTGTTGACTGTAACAGCCTCATATGGTATTGCAAAGGTAATGTTTTCTTTAGACTTACACAGCGTAACGAATGAAGGCACCTGCCCTAGACGAGGAGCAGATGCCTTCCTTATTATATTATGTACACACGAAGGGGCGTTGATGCCCGCAGCGTGGGCGCAGCGCTAGAGTAGGCGGATCGAGGTGATCGCGTTTGAGGCGACCTCTGCCTGGGCACCCTGTACGTTGCCACTACCCTTGAGAGCCATCGTGCCGAAGGTGTTCTTGACCATGCCAGTCTTGCGGTCGAGGACGATGTTGTTTATGCCATTGCCCTCTAAGACCAAGCCCTCTACAGTTGTCGTCGTCTTGCCATTGGCACGAAGCGTATAGTCTGTATCAGATACAGCTACCAGTGTGACGACACCCTCATACTGCGTATCAGCATTCTCCCCTGTGAAGAGAGGACTATTGACCGCGAAGGACTCACCCGGTGCTATCGGCTCTGCGGGGTAAAATGAAGGAAACATCGACATAGAGAGGATACCCTTCTTGACTAGGTCATCCACAAGTTCTCCCTCAGGCTCACCTAGAGGCTTAAGCTTAGCGTCCATCCACTGAGTGATCTTCTGATTGACCATCTTACGTAGCTGGCTGGTTGCATCGTCCTTAGCGTCTGAGTCTGTGTCCAGATTCATCTCTTGTCCCATAGAGCTGGTAGAGACTTGTATGCGATCGATATTGGTCTCCATCAGGTAGTTGCCATCCTTGACGTCCAATACCTTATTGGTATAGTTGATGGTCTGGGCTTGCTTGATCTCCATCTGCTGACCCATCACAGAGATGGTCATAGGATAGTTGAGCGTCATCTGATAGGTAAAGGTCTGCCCCTTCTCTAGGTTCAGACGCAGATCGTACTTCTCCTGTGCGAAGACGGAGGTCATCACACCGAGGAGGAGTAGCGTGTGTAGAATAAACTTCTTCATCGCGTTTGAGTGTGGATTGTCTGTGATTGCTTAACGTCGTGTACAGTATGCCCTATACAAACCTTCTTAGTATACGGCTAGTGGGCATTATACAGAAGCGCTAGAGTAGGCGGATCGAGGTGATCGTATTTGAGGAGAGCTCTGCTTGGGTACCCTGTACGTTGCCAGAACCCTTGAGTGCTACTGTACCAAATGTGTTTTTGATCATACCGGTCTTGCGGTCGAGGACGATGTTGTCTATGCCATTGCCCTCAATGACTAAGCCCTCTACAGTAGCGGTCGTCTTACCATTGGCACGGAAAGTATAGTCTGTATCAGATACAGCTACCAGTGTGACGACACCCTCATACTTTGTACTAGCATCTTCTCCAGTGAAGAGAGGGGTATTGACCGTGAAGGACTCCCCCTGTGCTATAGGCTCTGCAGGGAAGAATGCTGGAGACATTGCCATAGAGATCACACCCTTCTTGACTAGGTCATCTACCGCATCCCCCTCTAGCTCACCTATGGGATTATACTTAGCGTCCACCCACTGAGTGACCTTCTGATTGACCATCTTACGTAGCTGGCTGGTCGCCTCGTCCTTAGCGTCTGAGTCTGTATCCAGATTCATCTCTTGTCCCATAGAGCTGGTAGAGACTTGCATGCGATCGATGTTGATCTCCATCAGGTAGTTGCCATCCTTGACGTCCAGTACCTTATAGGTATAGTTGATGGTCTGGTTTTGCTTGATATCCATCTGCTGACCCATCATAGAGATGGTCATAGGATTGTTGAGCGTCACCTGATAGGTGAAGGTCTGCCCCTTCTCTAGGTTCAGACGCAGATCATACTTCTCCTGTGCGAAGACGGAGGTCATCACACCGAGTAGTAGCAGGGTGGATAGGATGAGTTTCTTCATAGTTCTATTGTGGTTTGATTATACGTTGTTTACTTGACGTTGTGCAGGTCATGTCCCATACGCACCTTCTTGGTATGCAGGTAGTGGGCATTGTACTGATTGGGTTTGATCTCTAGAGGCACAGTCTCCACGACCTTCAGTCCGTAAGCCTCGAGACCGACGCGCTTGACTGGATTATTGGTCATCAGGCGCATCTCGGTCACACCAATAGCACGGAGTATCTGAGCACCGACACCATAGTCACGCTCGTCGACCTTGTGTCCAAGGTGCAGATTAGCATCGACCGTGTCGAGCCCCTCATCTTGAAGCTTGTACGCCTTGATCTTGTCCATCAAGCCGATGCCGCGCCCCTCTTGGTTGAGGTAAACGATAACGCCTGCGCCCTCCTGCTCAATAATCTCCATAGCCTTGTGCAGCTGCTCTCCGCACTCGCAGCGCAGACTACCGAAGATGTCTCCCGTAGCGCAACTGCTGTGCATACGAACGAGCGTAGGCTTATTGGCTGAGATGTCACCCTTGATGAGGGCAATATGCTCTAGACCATTGCTCTTCTGGCGAAATGGTATGATATCAAACATCCCCCACTCTGTCGGCAGCTTGGCTCTCACGCCCTCCTCGACGATGCAGTCCGTCTTGAGACGGTAAGCGATGAGATCCTCAATGGAGATGATCTTCATATCCCACTGCTTAGCGATCTCTACAAGCTGCGGAAGACGCGCCATCGTGCCATCCTCATTGATGATCTCAATGAGCGCACCAACAGGCTGAAGACCAGCGAGACGCGCTAGATCAATAGCCGCCTCCGTGTGACCCGCACGACGCAGCACGCCACGATTGCGCGCCCGCAGAGGGTTGACGTGACCAGGACGAGCTAGATCTGTAGGCTTGGTATTGGGATCTGCTAGTGCTTTGATCGTCATAGCACGATCATACATCGAGACTCCAGTCGTACAGCCGTGACCGATGAGATCGACCGTCACGGTAAAGGGAGTCTCATGTAACGACGTATTCTCATGCACCTGCATATTGAGTTCGAGCTGGGCTGCACGCTCCTCAGAGATAGGCGTACAGAGTACACCACGCCCGTAGCGCATCATAAAGTTAACCTTCTCGGGCGTTATCAGTTCGGCAGCCGTGATGAAGTCCCCTTCGTTCTCACGATCCTCGTCATCGACGACGATGACAAACTTGCCCGCTTTGAAATCTTCTATAGCCTCCTCGATGGAGTTTAGTTTGAAGTCTTGGTTCATATTCTAGGAATACTATATATAAGGAGCAGATCACTCTGTCTGTGACTCGATCTGCTTGACAATATGGTTCAATATAGGCGGCATCTGATGCAGCTGTCTCTTGTTGCGCCGCAAAGCGATGCCGAGGTATAGCATCACCAACAAAGAGACTGGTAACAAAGGTATGCAAATCCAGACACATAACCTATTTTGCCAAAGAGGATTTGCAAAGGTTTTGCCCAGCATAGGTAGGCTCAGGAGCTGAGCAAAGATATACTTGTCAGGATAGTTGTGCAGCGTCTCGACAGTCTCTTCTAGCTGCTCGTAGAGCTGCTGGTACGCCTTGGCAAAGTCGGGCAGGCAATCCAGCCTCAGCCCCCTACTCTGGGCATAAGTCATACCGAGCAGTGCGTCCATCTGCCGTTGTAACTCACGAACCTCGCACAGCACCTCCTCAGAGGTTGCGGGCTGCATGATAATCTCCTTGTACTCCAGTTGTCTTGAGTAGTTCGGGTGGAAGATGCGCCGGAAGAAGACCACATAGGCATCGGAATTGAGCGTAGCTGAGTCTCGCGAAGCCTTGTAGGTGAGGAAAGCTCCCAGCGGTAGGATCACGGCACTCGACAGCCACATACCCGCCCAGACAGGGATCTGCCCACTATTGATCATCTTGAGTCCGAAGGTATCGATGACGTAGTAGATAATGAAGATAAGCACCGCCAAGACCATCGGCGTACCCACGCCTCCCTTGCGTACGATAGCTCCCAGCGGAGCTCCAACGAAGAAGAAGAGCAGACAAGCCACAGGGAAGGTGAACTTACGATGCATCTCCTGCGCATTGACACGGTAGTCCGAGGCGGCATCGTCATAGTAAGTGTCAGCAATCTGCACCGACGAGGAGAGGCTCTCGAGCCACTCTAGCGCTTGCTTGTAGCCTAGCAACTTATCCTGATCAGTCGCTCTATCCATCAGCGAGTCTAGCGTATAGGGTGGTGGCGAGGCGTGACTAGACTCAGCACCGAGCAACTCATCATGGCTCAACCGACGAGCTGTTACTGTTGCAAAGGGACGATGTGAGAGTTGATCCTGCTTTAACCAAGCAGCAGCTTGTAGGTTAGCGTTTGGCATTGTCGCGCTCACCCCCGTAGAGACAGGCGGAGAGAGCTTGGTATGGATCTCAAAGAGCACATCACTCCCCACCTGCCGACCCACACTGTCTGCTGCCATGCGGGTACTGTCGCTATAGACAATAAGCTCTCGAAGGTTCTTACCTACGAACTGAGACTTGAGGTAGTCATCGCCCATCATCTCAAAGTTTGCATCAAAGGGAATGAAGATCACCTTCTCCGTAAAGTGCTCCTTAATATAGGAGGCTGGTCGCTCATCCGACGCTTGACTGCCTGGGATCAGCGTCGTCTGACTACTGAGCTGCTCAAAGCTTTCACCACTCCTGAGCGACATGATGAGATAGAGCTTGCTCTCGTCCATCAGCAATCGTCCCGTGTCGGCCAGTATGATGCGAGGCGTGTGCTGCTCAGAGAGGTCATAGATCATTACATTGTATAGGGTACTTGTCGCAGCATCTTTGTCCCCGACATAGATACTGTAACCATCGATCCCATTGAAAAAGATCCCCTTCGGTATCTCCAATTCAGGACGCGCATAGCGTGCGGAGAAGAGTATCTGATAAACTCGCACACTAGCCTTCTGCACCCCCCTATCTAGATAGACGAAGAGCCCCAGAGCGATACAGGTCACGAGGATCACCAGCGGCTTCATGATCTTGCTCAGAGGCACGCCAGCCGACTTCATGGCCAGTAGTTCCAGTCGCTCGCCGAGATTACCGAAAGTCATCAGCGATGCTAGCAAGACTCCCAGCGGCACAGCCGTAGGCAATACGTAGAGGCCTGCGTAAAAGATCACTTCCAGCAGCACCCCCACATCCATTCCCTTGCCGACCAAGTCATCGACATGCTGCCAGAGGAACTGCATCAAGACGACAAACCAGCAGATCAGCAGGGTCATCAGAAGGAGAGGCAAGAAAGACCTCACCATAAAGATGTACATGATCTTCGGTCGCAGACGCATACCTCTTACTTGCACGATCGTAGGATTGGAAAGGAGTAATCTTTACTTCAGGAGCTTGCCCTCACTCTTCAAGTCAGTGAAGAGTCTGTCTAGGACGGCATTGATAAAGGAGGCACTCTTGGAGTTGTCGTATACTTTTGCTAGTTCGATATACTCATTGATCGTCACCACGAGCGCTATGTCAGGGCAGTTGAGAGCCTCCGCCACCGCCATCTCCATCAAGATCATATCGACTAGCGCCACACGATCCTGCTCCCAGTTATCTAGTCGCGGCGTCAGCATCGCATCATAATCCTCACGGTGTAAGAGCGTCTCCGAGAGCAACTGATGCGCATAGAGTCGATCACGGTCACTGTGAAACATGGGAAGCAAGTCGCCCGGTAGCTCTAAGCCATCCTTAGCACCTCGACGCAAAGTCTTCAGAGCAAAGTCCTGTATCGTCACCACTGGCTGATTGGTAAAGGGGATGACACGATAGTCCTCTGACCCCTTGAGACGCTCTACCGTCGTCTCCACCTGCTCCACAGGAGGCATCTCCTCGACCTCTAGACGCTCGCAGATAGCAGTCGCATCGGCCCAGTAGAAAGAGTTTGCCGCAAGATGCTCATTAAGCTCTGCGGTGCGAAAGAGCTGCTTGAGTAGATTGCTCCAATAGTCACACTGCTCCTGCATAGAGAGTGTAGAGACATCCTCAGGTAGCGCATTATACGAGGGATCTTGCTCAACTATATTGTAAAGTGTGCGGAGCAACTGCTCGTCCTGCTCCCAGCGCTTCTGCAGCTCATCGAGCGGATTCTGTATCTCCGTACAGCGAGCGATCTCCTTGACGAGAGTCATATCGGAGAGGTTACGAGGCGCTACCTCGTCCGAGGACTTGAGGAAGCGTCGCTCACGTATCTCTAAGAGCTCCCTCTGATAAGCTGCGAGCGCACGTATCAGATCTAATAAGTAGTAATAGAGGTAGTAGGTGTGACGTAGGGAGGTCGTAAGCGACTTGTCCGCAAGTGCCACATCTAGACGGCCGCTAGAGATAGACTGGTAAAGTTGCTGGAAGACGCGGATGCGTACGATAGACCGATTGATCATATCACTCTATGAAATAGATGAATATAGTAGGAGCAAACAATTCACGAGGAGGGCACTACCCTTCCCAATCTGTAGTCTACGAGGACAAACTCAAGGCATCCACCTTGGTGACCGCCATAGATCCGCCACAAAGGTACAAAAAAGGTCTCGGAGAGGATCACCCCAGAGACCTCAAAAACCTTAGAAGCGGTAGGCGAGGTAGCTGTCGGCGCGCCAGCGAGGTATACCTTCATCTAGGTTGCGATCGTAACGTACGGAGGCTGAGAGTGTCCAGTGCGGCGCTAGCTGCCACTGCAGGAGTAGTGCTGTGGCAAAGCCTTGACCCGTGGCGCTGTATAGCCCGAAAGCGTAACGAGTGGTGGGCAGATAAGCGTAGCTCGCGACCCGCACGTGATCGGCATGGTAGTAATGTCCCGAGAGCGCGATGCTCAGCGGATGGCGCACACCCGCACGATAGCGACCGACGACCGTGAGCGACCTACCCCACTGCGCTTCATCTTGCCCCTCTAAGCGACGCTGCTGTATGGTGCCGACAAGCTGCATGGAGAGGGGCTCTAGGCTATAACGTAGCGTACTACTGAGCCGCCAGCGTAGAGCCTCTTCATTGGAGCGTCCCAGCTGCCCGTACCAGAGTTGCTCGAGCTGATTGTTGTAGCGGGTGGTGAGGTAGAGACGTGTCAGGAGTCCACGACTACGCTCTAGCTTGCGATAGCGCGGTTCGAGGCTTTCGTATAGCTCCAGCATAGCACGCAGGGTGGAGTGCTTCAGCAGGCGCGTGGTGCCGTAGAGGCGTAGCCCCATATCGTTGCCTAGGCGGGCGTAGTGGCTTTCGCTACGACCATAATAGGAGGCGAAGCGTGGAGACATATAATATAGTGTCAAGCCGAGGTCTCGCTGCCGAGGGGTGTGGTAGCGCAGGTGCTGTATGAAGCCCAGATGCTCTAGCTGCTCAGTGGCTAGTTCGCCATGCAGCTCTAGGCGACGCGACTGGCTCTGCCACTGGTAGGCAAGCGATGTGAGCCAATGCGACTGCAGCGGAGTGTCGCTCTCTAGAGCTTTGTAACCAGGCATAAAAGCTAAGTCATATCCCATCCAGTCGGCGTAAAGCGTCTGCAGCGATAGGGAGGCTCGTGGCATCGTGTAAGCAAGCTGCGCCCCCACCGTCTGCATCGGTATGAGCGCATGCTGGGCTCGTCGCTCAGGCGTGTCGTAGCGCATATTGGGTCTGATAGACTGGATCAAGCCTTGTCGCTCATCGATCGAGCCATCGAGTCGGCTGTATGAGTAAAAAGCAGAGTAATGCCACGCGCCCCAATGCCCCTCACTCGCAATGCCCCGCAAGGTCCGCTCACGCAGTGCACTGAGCGACGGCGAGAGCATCGACTTAGGACGAGCGAGCTGTGGCAGCGCACTAGCACTTGCCCAGACGGATCGAGCGGCGAGGAGACCAGCGCCCCACCCCACCTTAAAGTGTCCGACTACCACCTTATCGAGGTAAGCCAGGCGAGGTTCATACATAGCGAAGTAACGCCAGGTGCCATCTTTAGCTAGCTCCTGTGGGTGTCTCTGATACTGAGCCGCCACCTGCCACTGTCCCTTCTGCCTGAGCGATATAGCTGAGCGCAGCTTGAGCGGATCGTACCACGCATCAGAGACAGCTTCGGAAGCTTTATGGTAACTCATCGCTACGTAAGCTTCGCCAGTGAGTGGCGCCTTGGGCTTTGCGTAAGGCTCCCCAGCGAAGGGGCGCACCATCACATAGGGTGCCACACGAGCTATCGTCTCACGATCCCACCCCGTGACCCACTTGAGGTCATAGACCGATTGCAGTTCGCCTCCGCGCTCATCACGGTAGCGCCTGAGCTGATAGATCTGGTAGCTTGTGAGAAAGGGAAAGCGCTCCTCCAGCTCCTGCTGGGTAGCACGGTTCAGGTCGAGCAGCGCCTTTGTCTCTTGCCTCTCTGGCTCTTGTGGGAATAGCTCTAACAAGTCGTCCTCCTCTAGCTCGGCGAGATCATCACTCGGCAAGCTCTCGACGAGCCACTCAAGTGGCAGTTCGTCCGTCACGAGCGAGTCGCTCTGCGCCCACCCCGCCAACGGAAGGAGAAGCAAGAGCGGTAGATAAAGCCGTCTCCTACTCTTGCAGATGAACGATCGTAATGCCTGCACCGCCAAACCGCACATCTTCATCATGATAATGACTGACCCCAGGGTAGTGATCGAGCAGTTCACGGATAGAGACTCGCAGCGCACCCGTTCCCGTGCCGTGCAGTATCTCCACACGGTTAAAGCCTAGACTGATCGCATCGTCGAGGAAGTACTGAACCGCTTGGATCGCCTCAGCGGCTCGCATACCCCGCACATCGAGTCGGTCGGAGAAGTCTAGCCGACGCTCATGCAGATGCTCCACCACATTGGTCGTACGAGCCGGTTGCGCAGTGGCCTGCGCCTGCTCCTCCTTACGCTCACTGCCGAGCCGTACGATCTCATTAGGCTTGCAGGTGATACGTATGCGACCATTGACCACCACCGTGGCACTATTGTCCGAGAGTTCAGAGAGGACGCCCACCACATTCATCGTCGTGACCCGCACCTCGTCACCCTCCTTGGGAGGCTGTGGCATAGAGAGTTTTACCGGCGACTGACTTTGCGCACCACGCTCTGGGGAGTCGCCTTGCTTGCGCTTGCGCTCCTTACGCTCCTTGCGACGCTTGAGTCGCTCCAGCTCACGCTCCACACTGCCCGTCTGCTCTACCGTCTCAGCCTGCGCCAGCTGCTCGCTGTAGGCGCTGAGTGCTTGGCGAGCCTCCTTCGTCTGCTGACGCTCCGCTTGGCTCTCCTTGATCTCACGGATCGTGCGCTCGATCTGAGCACGGCTCTGATCCAGTAGTTGAGCCGCCTCTTGCTGTGCTTGCGTTAGGAGATCCTGACGCTGCTCTTTAAGCTTCGACAGACGCGCCTCGTAGTCTGCAAGGAGACGCTCGAGCTTCTGCTCACGATGCTCTATCTCGGTACGCTTGCGCTGCCAGTACTGCTTGTCGCGTACGATGTCCTGCACGTAACGCTCGCTCTGGATCACCTCCTCGCCAACCAGTGCGGTGGCGTACTCTAGCACTTGGCGCGGCAGCCCTTGCTGACGTGCTATCTCGAGGGCAAAAGAGCTACCTGGCTGACCGATGGAAAGCTCGTAGAGCGGCTTCATCTCCTTCTGATCGTAGAGCATAGCACCGTTGACGATGCCCTTATGCGTAGTCGCATACTCCTTGAGATTGCGATAGTGTGTCGTGATGACGCCCCACGCCCGCTGCTCATTAAAGAGTGCCAAAAGCCCCTCCGCTATGGCTCCACCCAGCTCCGGCTCCGTACCTGCTCCAAACTCATCTATCAGAAGCAAACTATTAGCTCCACAAGCAGCCGACATAGCCCGCATATGCTTCAAGTGCGAGGAGTAGGTACTCAGATCATCCTCCATAGACTGATTGTCGCCGATCTCTATCGCTAGGTGCTTGAAGACACCCGCCACCGAGTCAGGGTGTACGGGGATCGGGATGCCACTCTGCAGCATGTACTGAAGGAGTCCGACCGTCTTGAGACAGACCGACTTACCGCCAGCATTAGGGCCCGAGATGACGAGGATACGTTCGTTGGGATAGCGTAGTAAGATGTCTTGCGGCACGACGCTCTTGCCCTCTTGGCTAAGGGTGTGCTGAAGTATCGGGTTAACCGCTTGGTACCACTGAATGGTTGGCTTGTTGCGCACCTCAGGGATAGAGCAGTGCATCTCATCGGCAAAGCGTGCTATCGCACAAACCGCATCGATGCGCCCCATCGAGAGGTAAAGCTGGGACAACGTCTCACGGCGCTCCCGAATAGGTGCCGTAAGCTGACGCAAGATCTCGATCACCTCACGATGCTCCTCGCTCTCCAGTTCACGGATGCGGTTGTTTGCCTCGACCACCTCGAGCGGCTCTATATATAGTGTCTTGCCTGTGGCACTCTCGTCGTGAACGATCCCTGGTATCTGACGCTTGTGCATGGCGGTCACAGGCAGTACGGGACGTCCCGAGCGCATCGTCGCCTGCGCATCCTCCTCGACATAGCCAGCAGCCTGCGCCGCCGTGAGCAGGCCTCGCATCAACTTCGCAATGGCACGCTCCTCACGCTGGAGGGCTAGTCGTAGCTCAGCAAGACGTGGCGAAGCGTTGTCCACCAGTCGTCCATGCGGATCCAGCTTGCGCAAGATCGTTTGCGCTATCTCCTGCAGACCCTCACTACCCACCACAAGGCGAGACAGACTGGGATAGAGCGGTGAGACCTCTCCCGCTCCATTGTCCTGCACTTTTGTCAGAAGCCTCGACCACGCCTCATAGCTCACGATCGCCTGAGCCACCTGCGCCAGCTCCTCCTCCGTCAGATAGCTTCCCTCAGCACGTAGCGTGCCGAGCGTAGGCCGCAGGTCAGCGACACGTCGTGTGGGTAGCTCCATCGTAACGCTCAGCAAGTGTCTCATCTCCCGCACACGCTCCAGACGATGACGGATAGCATCAGGACGGGTCGAGGCGGTCAGCGCACCCACCATCTCCCGCCCCATAGAGCTGTGACACTCCAAGGCGATCAGATCTAGTAGGTCGTAGTAGCCTACTTTATCTAAATAGTCCGAGGGATAGGTTATATCGCTAGGCATCGTGTCAGA is part of the Porphyromonas asaccharolytica DSM 20707 genome and harbors:
- a CDS encoding bifunctional 3,4-dihydroxy-2-butanone-4-phosphate synthase/GTP cyclohydrolase II; translated protein: MNQDFKLNSIEEAIEDFKAGKFVIVVDDEDRENEGDFITAAELITPEKVNFMMRYGRGVLCTPISEERAAQLELNMQVHENTSLHETPFTVTVDLIGHGCTTGVSMYDRAMTIKALADPNTKPTDLARPGHVNPLRARNRGVLRRAGHTEAAIDLARLAGLQPVGALIEIINEDGTMARLPQLVEIAKQWDMKIISIEDLIAYRLKTDCIVEEGVRAKLPTEWGMFDIIPFRQKSNGLEHIALIKGDISANKPTLVRMHSSCATGDIFGSLRCECGEQLHKAMEIIEQEGAGVIVYLNQEGRGIGLMDKIKAYKLQDEGLDTVDANLHLGHKVDERDYGVGAQILRAIGVTEMRLMTNNPVKRVGLEAYGLKVVETVPLEIKPNQYNAHYLHTKKVRMGHDLHNVK
- a CDS encoding LptF/LptG family permease, which encodes MRLRPKIMYIFMVRSFLPLLLMTLLICWFVVLMQFLWQHVDDLVGKGMDVGVLLEVIFYAGLYVLPTAVPLGVLLASLMTFGNLGERLELLAMKSAGVPLSKIMKPLVILVTCIALGLFVYLDRGVQKASVRVYQILFSARYARPELEIPKGIFFNGIDGYSIYVGDKDAATSTLYNVMIYDLSEQHTPRIILADTGRLLMDESKLYLIMSLRSGESFEQLSSQTTLIPGSQASDERPASYIKEHFTEKVIFIPFDANFEMMGDDYLKSQFVGKNLRELIVYSDSTRMAADSVGRQVGSDVLFEIHTKLSPPVSTGVSATMPNANLQAAAWLKQDQLSHRPFATVTARRLSHDELLGAESSHASPPPYTLDSLMDRATDQDKLLGYKQALEWLESLSSSVQIADTYYDDAASDYRVNAQEMHRKFTFPVACLLFFFVGAPLGAIVRKGGVGTPMVLAVLIFIIYYVIDTFGLKMINSGQIPVWAGMWLSSAVILPLGAFLTYKASRDSATLNSDAYVVFFRRIFHPNYSRQLEYKEIIMQPATSEEVLCEVRELQRQMDALLGMTYAQSRGLRLDCLPDFAKAYQQLYEQLEETVETLHNYPDKYIFAQLLSLPMLGKTFANPLWQNRLCVWICIPLLPVSLLVMLYLGIALRRNKRQLHQMPPILNHIVKQIESQTE
- a CDS encoding transcription antitermination protein NusB; translation: MINRSIVRIRVFQQLYQSISSGRLDVALADKSLTTSLRHTYYLYYYLLDLIRALAAYQRELLEIRERRFLKSSDEVAPRNLSDMTLVKEIARCTEIQNPLDELQKRWEQDEQLLRTLYNIVEQDPSYNALPEDVSTLSMQEQCDYWSNLLKQLFRTAELNEHLAANSFYWADATAICERLEVEEMPPVEQVETTVERLKGSEDYRVIPFTNQPVVTIQDFALKTLRRGAKDGLELPGDLLPMFHSDRDRLYAHQLLSETLLHREDYDAMLTPRLDNWEQDRVALVDMILMEMAVAEALNCPDIALVVTINEYIELAKVYDNSKSASFINAVLDRLFTDLKSEGKLLK